A single region of the Bacteroidales bacterium genome encodes:
- a CDS encoding TlpA family protein disulfide reductase yields MKFQYLLFAVSFWAFTSCISDKDDKDTKNDVRIDDHIPVFEIKNEERSLKSPDDFQGKKTLLVFFTTTCSDCRREMPFAEYAYRQLGSQGLNVVTIGRGETREAVDDFWKKLDLSMPYFLDSDRKVFDLFASQTIPRLYLVNENGIVVWMLVNDFGYGSFTQEKGDLFNKSVREKLNL; encoded by the coding sequence ATGAAATTCCAATATCTTTTATTTGCAGTGTCCTTCTGGGCTTTTACTTCATGTATTTCAGATAAAGATGATAAGGACACAAAAAATGATGTCCGGATCGACGATCATATTCCCGTATTTGAAATTAAAAATGAAGAACGCAGTCTGAAGTCGCCCGACGATTTTCAGGGAAAGAAAACATTACTGGTTTTCTTTACTACCACTTGCTCCGATTGCAGACGCGAAATGCCTTTTGCAGAATATGCTTATCGGCAGCTTGGATCACAGGGACTGAATGTCGTCACCATTGGCCGTGGCGAAACCCGGGAAGCTGTTGATGATTTTTGGAAGAAATTGGATTTGTCGATGCCATATTTTCTCGATAGTGACAGGAAGGTATTCGACCTGTTTGCCAGCCAGACCATTCCACGTCTTTATTTAGTCAATGAAAATGGTATTGTCGTGTGGATGTTGGTAAATGATTTCGGTTACGGCTCATTCACACAGGAAAAGGGCGACTTGTTCAATAAGTCGGTCCGGGAAAAATTAAATCTTTAA
- a CDS encoding dihydrofolate reductase family protein — protein MKPKIICYMMSTVDGRLYTTRYSLPFNGEDNEAYLGYYFEMSDQPVGDAVMMGRHTLQESYMPNLFDNKNYRPSSKPETFIARPAGAGIPNIVVDIKGKTQFEDHEEGHFITILGEQVPDEYLAHLREKKVSYLFAGPEGKNLDKAMETLGTAFGLKTIILEGGGRLNGTFLKAGLIDELNLLLYPSIDGLSEIPSIFEYPGKPDEKPADGQALELISVKQEKYGTVLLRYKFHQL, from the coding sequence ATGAAACCTAAAATTATTTGTTACATGATGAGTACGGTAGACGGAAGACTGTACACTACCCGTTATTCTTTACCATTCAACGGAGAAGATAATGAAGCATATCTCGGATATTATTTTGAGATGAGTGACCAACCTGTTGGTGATGCCGTAATGATGGGGCGTCATACCCTTCAGGAAAGCTATATGCCTAATTTGTTCGACAATAAGAATTATCGTCCATCCTCAAAACCGGAAACTTTTATTGCACGACCGGCAGGCGCCGGAATTCCCAATATTGTGGTGGACATAAAAGGTAAAACGCAGTTCGAGGATCACGAAGAAGGTCATTTCATCACTATCCTGGGTGAGCAGGTTCCGGATGAATACCTTGCTCATCTCCGGGAAAAGAAAGTGTCCTATCTTTTTGCCGGGCCGGAAGGTAAAAACCTGGATAAAGCGATGGAAACTTTAGGGACAGCATTTGGATTGAAAACAATCATCCTCGAAGGTGGGGGACGTTTAAACGGGACTTTCCTTAAAGCAGGACTTATCGATGAACTAAACCTTTTACTCTACCCCAGCATCGATGGTCTTTCAGAAATACCTTCCATATTTGAATACCCGGGTAAGCCGGATGAAAAACCGGCAGACGGGCAAGCACTGGAGCTTATTTCGGTAAAACAGGAGAAATATGGTAC
- a CDS encoding AraC family transcriptional regulator has protein sequence MEDNIRTFDFKVLPIEIEVKDLEFVRELPKLLGQPHKANFYQIVWITEGCAILRIDFRDIEIKANEILIISSGQVCQFDTTSGYSGKMVLFTDSFFTITELDANFLHTSEILNPVNLNRTVSVCPQLTGNIIALLDEELKGPADHFQTGIARNFLRIILLETERQHTSSYPPVVNNIGRKFYNAVEQHFKENRTTEYYVDLLGINEKILSKEVKTLTGSTPKVYIDSRTILEAKRLLSYSSLSVKEIGFELGFEEPTNFNKYFRKHTNRTPAQFRDITKQLTSPD, from the coding sequence GTGGAAGATAATATCAGGACATTTGATTTCAAAGTCTTACCAATTGAGATAGAGGTAAAAGATCTGGAGTTTGTCCGGGAGTTGCCAAAGTTGCTCGGACAACCCCATAAGGCAAACTTTTATCAGATTGTGTGGATCACGGAGGGTTGTGCAATTCTTCGGATCGACTTTCGGGATATTGAGATAAAAGCAAATGAAATTCTGATCATATCTTCCGGGCAGGTTTGTCAATTTGATACAACTTCCGGTTATTCAGGTAAAATGGTATTATTTACAGATTCTTTTTTCACTATAACAGAACTTGATGCCAACTTTTTACATACATCTGAAATTCTCAACCCGGTCAATCTCAACAGAACAGTATCTGTTTGTCCGCAACTTACAGGGAATATCATTGCCTTACTGGATGAGGAATTGAAGGGACCTGCTGATCATTTTCAAACGGGAATTGCCCGGAATTTCCTTCGGATCATTCTGCTTGAAACGGAAAGACAACATACATCGTCTTATCCTCCGGTAGTGAATAATATTGGAAGAAAATTCTATAATGCAGTTGAGCAACATTTTAAGGAAAATAGAACCACAGAATATTACGTCGATTTATTGGGTATAAATGAAAAGATATTATCAAAGGAAGTTAAAACCCTCACAGGCAGTACCCCAAAGGTGTATATAGATTCACGCACGATTCTTGAAGCTAAACGGTTATTGTCATACAGTAGTTTGTCCGTTAAGGAAATAGGTTTTGAACTTGGTTTTGAAGAACCGACCAACTTTAATAAATATTTCCGTAAGCACACGAACCGGACTCCGGCTCAATTCCGGGATATCACAAAGCAATTGACTTCGCCGGATTGA
- a CDS encoding NAD(P)-dependent oxidoreductase, translated as MNKIVLIGASGFVGSAILNEALNRGIKVTAVVRNPDSIKISNADLTIVKADVSDAVKVAEISKGADAVISAFNPGWTNPDIYEETLKVYPQILEGVKKSGVRRLLIVGGAGTLFVAPGLRVVDSGAIPAEIMGGVKSLGEFYLNTLMNENEIDWVFFSPAGSLEPGERTGKYRLGKDDLMVNDKGESKISVQDYAKAMIDEMEAPAHHKERFTIGY; from the coding sequence ATGAACAAAATCGTTTTAATAGGAGCAAGCGGATTCGTAGGTTCTGCTATCCTGAATGAAGCATTGAACAGGGGAATTAAAGTTACGGCAGTAGTGCGCAACCCTGATAGTATTAAGATATCGAATGCAGACCTTACCATCGTTAAGGCTGATGTTTCCGATGCCGTAAAAGTGGCTGAGATCTCAAAAGGTGCTGATGCCGTTATCAGTGCATTCAATCCGGGATGGACAAATCCGGATATTTATGAAGAAACCCTGAAAGTATATCCGCAGATTCTTGAGGGAGTGAAAAAATCCGGAGTAAGGCGTTTGCTTATCGTTGGCGGCGCAGGAACATTGTTTGTTGCTCCCGGTCTTCGTGTGGTAGATTCGGGCGCGATCCCTGCCGAAATCATGGGTGGAGTGAAATCGCTCGGCGAATTTTACCTGAATACCCTTATGAACGAAAATGAGATTGACTGGGTATTCTTCTCTCCGGCAGGAAGCCTTGAGCCGGGTGAACGTACCGGAAAGTACCGTCTTGGTAAAGATGACCTGATGGTGAATGATAAAGGCGAAAGTAAAATCTCTGTTCAGGACTATGCCAAAGCAATGATAGATGAAATGGAAGCTCCGGCCCATCATAAAGAACGCTTTACCATCGGTTATTAA